In Spodoptera frugiperda isolate SF20-4 chromosome 3, AGI-APGP_CSIRO_Sfru_2.0, whole genome shotgun sequence, the genomic window TTGTTGTTTCAATAGAGCATTACTTAAAACTGCTCAACGAATTTCAGCATAAAGGCGTTAATCGTGGAAAATTAATATGCCACAATCTTTAATATAACAATGATCTTATTTACTACTGAAACTTACCGAATAATGATCGAATTAAAATTTGACTAcaattataacaacaaaaacaacgtCACAGAAAGCCAGatgctattaaaattattcaaatacaaaGATCGCATTACACAACTGTCTCGACGCAAATACCATAAAAGGGGATACATTGGCCAAGCAACTGGCACTTTCTCATAAATAGAATGAACTTATGTGGtaacaaagaataataaaatgtgaagaaaaaactggaccagattaagGCGTCACAAAGAGTTTCTTTTCAAATGAACAGTAATTCACCCATACATTAAAAGCCCCCTAACAAAACTTGCGAACCCCTCAACGCATAAACAAGTTAAACAGTTACAGAGCTTTGgaaatattgttgttaaaaGGACGGAGTTATAATGTGTATTAATAATCCGATTTGGAAAGGAATCATCTTTATGCGTAATCTTAATTCAGTGTCGTTAACGTCTGAAATGTTTACTCCGTGGCGGATCCACTGAGTACCAAAGAATACGTAgggttgtaaaataatttaaacattttacagtCTACgaaattcatatttaatactttaacGTTTGAATAAAACTTGAGCTAATAGAAGTTACTAAGTAAACGTTAACCTAGTTACCAAAATATTAACAGAAATAGATTTGCGTGTCTATTTGACATGAATGCACAATGCATTTACATTCAGGgtcaaaatatcaacaatagTTTTTGGTCctttcatacatacatagctgaagatttaaatttaatttaaactgaaGCCTATTATATCATATACGAGGTAGGCAGGCGGTACAGAGCCACCTAGTGCGATACTTGGGTAAATGCTTTATCTTCCATCACATTATTGCATCATACAAGTAAGCTGGTTAAAGATACCTTACTTTTGTCGAGAATGTGGTGTGTTCTCTAAGGTGGAAACGAATTAAcgcaatagtttttttttttttttatattactggATATGTTAATATTAAACCAGTAAAGACTGTTCCTAGAATCGGGTTTTTTGAACTGGGGTTGACCAAGGGTTTAAACAGTTTTTTAGTACTCGCATCGACCTCATCAGTGTTTAAAACTGATCATcacaagggcacggactcgagtccgtggaaatcaatttattcaataaaaaaaaaactgatcaTCATTATCAGTGAACCTGTCTTCTGTGAAGAGGTCGCCGGTAACCTACTCACCCGGCGAAATACAATGCAACCGTTCACACCGGTTtcctgtaaggccgtggtatcacttcggtcgactCGGGCCATTCCTTGGCGatccatggctctcccacatttaaaagcTACTTTAGTTTTAAAAGGTTGAGAGCTACCCGTCTCTCTGTATCTGAGCGTACATTTAAGGGTCCTCCGGATCGCTGGTTTGTGCCTGACTTGATTTTCATATAGTAGTGATATAGTATGATTCTATTTCCATCTCAACGTCAACCTAACTAATCCTTTTATACACATGCGAAAAAGggaggtttatttttaaaataacatattataattaacattcAATCAGGCTCAAGGGACTGAACGACGCTTGATGCACGCGTCATTTGTCGCACAATGTTGCTCACGACCATGAGCCCTAGTTGTAGCATGAAAGTAATCGAAttacctcgtcaaatagttgAGTCAATGAGTAAGCCGTAAagcacaataataaaataagtatgtttCACGAgaattataatacctacaaaaatagattaaataatatagtagcattgtgattttttgttacagaataGTTGCCATGACGCGGAAAATAACACCTcacaaaattcacaaaaaaactATCATAGTGTAGTCTAAAAATAGTcttctttatgttttttaatactaCATTAGTTCACTGTGGAGCAGTGGAGAcggatataaaaaaataaacttattttaattacgaaTAATTCGTCATCATTagtcattttaatatattttttgttgtagaAAATTCATGTCTGATATGCCATTGATTACTTGACCAAATTGAACAAAATTGAGCAATGAGCAAATTGGAATACATTGCTCTTTCCGTGGGTGTCGGTAAGCGCCGACTGAGGGACTGCATGAACTGCAGACACCAGGCAGTAGCACTCTGACAAACCTCATCCTACTAAACCTCCAACCCGCTTACCAAGCACGAAAATTATGGTAAATCCTGCTTAATATACGGGTAGCCcatatataaatgtattatttacaagACATCACTGTTCACTGATAAATACACATATCTAAAGTTTCttattataatgatataaaatggCCCCTGTATAATGATAATATTCAAGCAATCCCATTTTGTGTTAGGGGTTGAAAACAAAATCTTTGttgcataatatttattctttggTAGACATTCAATAAAGCATCTGATTAGGATCTTTCATCTGTCCATCAAGTCTACTAAAACATTAGaagaatttaaatatattattagtacCTAATGCAGAAAACGATAAAACATATGTCACACAGGtaccatattataataattaattacaaatatatataataaataaacagctaACAATGATTATATTTGTTTCACTTATAAAACAGATACTGAACTTCTGGTAGATCCAATCAGAATAGCTTTGTATACATCAGGGCCCATCCTATCTGCTATAATACCTGTTACATTCAATTTTGGTTGAATGATCTCAATACATCACCATAGAAAACCTGTGACAGTCAACTGCTGGACTATTGACCTCCTCTACCAtgagagggtttgccataatataAGCAAAACTGGTTGGATATTACACTTTTTTAAGTTTATCAGAAAGTACTGCTTTTGGTCACCACTAATAGGTTATCATCCATACTCTCTCTCCCAGTTcccataatatgtaattatataatacatgtcataataaacaaaacatgtcTTAGGTATATTAAGAATTGTCTCCTACCTATTGTACTATGTGTGCCAATAGGCAATCATAAATTATCACCAACAAGATTTCCTTCTAGGACAAACTTGACTTGGAGCCAAATACTAGTTcctttgtaacaaaataatagtcACGGCTATCATAGTTACCTATCTTCAGGAACTAGATTAATCTAAGTAGGTAactatttcttttagttttgtaatataaaaagctTATGCTAAACTTACCTTAGTTCTTGGCCGCCCCCTTCCTCTCTTCATGTCATGTGTAGATTCATCACTTTTAGTTTTTCTTACATTACTTATGCTCTTGGAGGTACATTGTTTATCTTTGTTTACTTTTGTCCCACTATCCTTGATGTCACATAGTTTTCTCCCATCTTCAACATCGTTTTTATTAGTACTTTTCAGCTTTGTAGGTGTTTTAGCTGAACATTTTGATGGTAATGATTTAGAAACTGCCTTAAGTGGTAAATCGTCATCACTTGAAGAATCTGATGAGCATTTACTACATGATTCAGAGCTTGAAGTAGTATCAGAAAGTTGAGATTTCTTCTTCACTGGTGTTCTATCCTTGCTTTgacttttattattagttattttctttttcactgATGGTTTACTGGTCCTTTTTGGTGATACTTTTCTCTGTGGTATAGCAGCAATCTTTAATTTCAAACCAGTGTCACAGGAAGTTACTGAGAAGTGTGCCTTACGTGAAGCACTCTGTTTAGCATCGGAACATTCCCATTCACTTCGTGACGAATCACTGGAGCTGCTATTCtgtaatgaaagaaataaattatttttaaatgagaaAGCAACaagaataacaaaaaatatgattatggctttgaaatgaaattagcaagctcagaaaataaaaagaaaacatcaaAATCTTTTTCCAATAAagatatctttttttaatgtgataGTGAGCAATGAAAACATTCATAGGAAAAGGACATTACtttgctttttttatataataatttgatttaataaacataataaaacaaccaaCCTCAGAATCACTATTTGAGTCTGAATCACCACTTGAATCATGAGTTTTTGGCAACTCAGTGCCCAtttctgaaaaatataaaataaatgcattgaaCACAATTGAAATACTACAGTGACCAATACCAACTGTATTATCTTGATGTAACCATGAACttgttaaataacaaaaacattgcaAAACAGAAATGTGCAGACTTTGGATGACATTACAACACAACATCAATGATAATCTTATCAGCATAACAAGTATAAAGATGAAACTATTGAAAATCATGCAAGACAACAttcaaataaactattattGAAATGGATAATAGCTGGAATAGCTGGTAATGACGCTATAATACTGGCTACAAATGGTTAGGGTACTCACTTCAAGGTTGGTCAAGATGTTTCCAAATACAACAGCGTGATTGTCTTCATTTCAATCGCAAATTatccataatattataattgtctgAAATAAGATACCAAAGTCAATCACAGCAGCAATCTCAAAGCGTTATTTTGAGAAATATTTCCACTCGACATAATTTGTTGAAATGACAGATCTGACGACACTCGTAAGACCAGTTTATTCACGATGAAACTTGGTTGTGTTGTACAACGCAGACTAGAAGTATCACTAAAAAACTACGATGTTACataaaaaccaatttattttcGTTAGATAAATCATAATAAGCGAGTATAACGGTCTTTTAGTCCATTGGCGCCAAATAAGTGCATACGTTTACATTCATATGTGAAAATATAATGCCGATTGTTAATGTATTGcactatattattatgacattaAAGCCAAAATAAACTTCTTGTCATACTAACCACATCCGAAAACTTCGTAATAGAAATAATACACGGCAAAACGACGAAATTACTTCACACTAGCATAACACTTGGCCTCCATGTTTACAAAtcattcatataaaaatgtacatacctATGTAACTCAAGAGAAAGTCAGTGAATTTTGCATCTTATTCTTTTACTCGTATGAAAGTTACGTATGAAAGAACGAGACTTATTACCATTATATCTATATGAAATGCGGCGCAAAATGGCGTCCTAAGATCAAGAAACgctttcaaaataatttcttttatattatatttactaacgACACACtattttgtgataaatagtTGTGTAACTTTTTACCGctatcatgtttttttaattacagaagctatatataaataaaagctaATTTGAACGAAAATATAGCTAACATAACGGTGTCAGTAGCTCCATCTTTTGGcctataattaaaactttttcttaCTAAACTTACTAAATACCGAATATTAAGATCAATtcagaaaaaatacaatattgttagaaaaacaatgaaaattagcgttctgtaaataaaaaacacgttaATACTGGTAGGTTTCATATAAGAATCGCGTGATAggtatttttttctgatttcagcctagtttcattgaaataaagGTGTGAATGTATGAAATACAATCAAGAATATGGTTGACTTGGTGTGCTTTTATGAAGAAACCACAACAACAACCATAATTATATACAGTCAAGCAATAAGATGTAATCATTTTGATTCCTATACCTATATAGCTTAGTAGGAGTAAAtcctgaaatgaaataaaattagtttttttctagTCTTTGGGTTATAgcaatagataataaaaaagtttatggTTATCCCTCACAGCCACTTTCATATGTTCAGATTGTCATGTCAAATTGTCAGTTGTCAATAACGTCAGACGTCGTCTAGTGacaattaatttgattgacatCATATCGTCAACAACACTCGGGCTCGGGTTGTCATTGTCATTGCGAAATACAagcatgaaaaaaataattttaatttctattattttatttattaaactctatcaataataataaaagagacAAAAATTTCGAAATATCAGATATCTgtctactaaaaaaaaacaactaaaggTCAGACTGTTTTCAGTCTTACGATTGTAAGAAGTGCCAAAGTGATTTGAATTGTGTGATCTGAGAATAAAGATACAGAATTATTGCACTATCTTTAGTAAAATCCTAAGAAAATGTTaccaaaagtaataaaatttacttgAGAGTTGTGAGATAGAGTTTGtttaattgataaattaatgaCAATCAATAAGAAACAAATAACCTCAGCTGTTAATGTATCTTTTGCCAAACTTAAATTTTAGACACTAAAAAGTAAGTAGCTGCATTCATAGgatactaatttattatttcaattaatataatgacaCATTTTTTTCTAGAATGGAAGAACTTGAAGTTTGGGACGATTTATCTAACATTCCGGCTGACCCTCCAGTCATGCGCAAACTTTGTGCAGATTGCAGGTAACAAACATAACTTTGTGTGTAATTGTATAGACTCTATAAATCATCTtagtattttaaactaatatttaagttttttattccAGGAGACCAGCAGTAGTTTGTTGGTGTTCAGCATTACCACCGGAAAAGTTGAATCCTCGCAGCACAGTCATATTGTTACAACATCCTGCTGAAGAAAAGAGATGTCTAAGAACGGCTCCCATGTTGCAACTAGGTTTAGCACCTGATAAGTGCCTTATATTCAAAGGGAAAAAGTTTCCTCAACCCAGGCATAAAGACTTGGAGGTGTTACTCACACAGCCAAATACACTTCTGTTGTATCCTAGCAAAACTGCCATAGACATAAGAGACATGGAGAATGATACTGATAGTTACAATTTAGTACTAATAGATGGCACTTGGCCTCAAGCTAAGGCCATATATGCATCCAGCCCAATACTGCACAACATTAAACAAGTTAAATTGTTGACAAGCAATACTAGCAGTTATATTATAAGGACACAACCAACAGAAGGATGTCTGAGTACACTTGAAACTGCTGCAGAAGCCTTATCACAACTGGAAAGGGACCCAAAATATACTGAACTCTTAATACAACCTTTACACACTTTGTGTAAATATCAATTAGAAAATGGAGCAGTAACACACCAGTCTAAGGAGTTTCTCATTAAAACTAGAACATATCCCAAATTGATTGGCAAAAGGTTATCTAAGTTACTTAGATCTACACAAGAAGAATTGCCTgatcaaacataatttttatatttaagaataaattatgtatgttacaaaaatattatctggTTTTTGTTACAAGTTTTATTCAAATACTAGTTACTCCCATGTGGTTTCACCAACGGTTTAGCTCctttaaaatatcacgctacgatttCAGTGTGATGTTTAGCTTAAAGTTTAATGCCTCTATAATCTTCCAAGACAAATGGACTAaacaacataaacataattaatcaaTTCGTTCTAATTGATGAATTATTCTAGTCAGAGTAGTcggtagttttggagattagtgCGTTTAAACAATTGAATAATTCTATAGAACATCACTCTACGCTCAATAGCAGCCGAGCATCAAGGGATATCAAGTTTGAGTAGCTAGTTGGATACGGTCGAGATCACGAACTATCGACCAAATTTCTCGGATATTACCTTAGCAACGACATGTTTGATTTTTGCTAATAGAATATTGTTGAGGGCAAATCCTTCGTTATTACTTTCTCCTCCTCGGTTCGTGAGACGGCAGCTAACTTGAAAATTCATACTTTATGCTGACCTTGGATTGAGAATGATGAGATGCCGTGTTTGATCTCAATTCTCTTTTTTCCtgctgttattttttgtttaggaaCTTTTCCTGTAATTTGAGTACCTTTGTTTAAAATACCTACAGAGCAAAACTAGACATGTTTTATGTTTGATAAAAAGCCAAGGTGCCAAATAATAGACAATATTACAGTGTTGCAAGACATTTTTGACATttgatgtaaaattaaatttaagtattttacaCTGGCAACACAATCATCCCGCCGTCATTTTGACGCGATTTcatttttctttccttttctGTCGGTTCTGTCAAACAAATCGGAAACATGGCTGaggtttgtaaattattttagcaTGATTATCCACATTTATTTCATGAATCATGgaagaaaactaaataattgtGATAGTGCTATCTATTAGTGTTATTGAAGAATAGTGTTCAAGTGCTATTTCTTGAAGTGAGTTACAATGTTTACGTTTTACAGGTCGATGAAACTCTCAAGAAGAAACGTACCTTCAGGAAGTTTACCTTCCGAGGTGTCGATCTCGACCAGCTTCTTGATATGCCCAAGTAAGTATCCACCGACTTTATTGTGTTCAAAATGTATTCACTAAAACATGGTGAATTTAGGTTTGACACCTTAGCGGATGATCTGTCAGACAATACACTGGTTCTTGATTACAATGACTATGTTTTCCGTAACGTAACATAATTTAAATCCTTAAACACTCTAAAGTTGTTGTCGTGGTATTTTAGTTGTGTTGATTTGGTCCGGTGTTAACAGTCGctaacataacctcaaaatgtAACTTTCAGTGAGCAACTCATGGAGCTCATGCACGCCCGCGCTCGCAGGCGATTCGCCCGTGGCCTGAAGCGCAAGCCAATGGCCCTGGTGAAGAAACTGCGTCGCGCAAAGAAGGAGGCTCCACCAAATGAGAAGCCCGAAATTGTGAAGACACATTTGAGAAACATGATCATTGTACCCGAGATGGTTGGATCCATCGTCGGTATCTACAACGGCAAGACTTTTAACCAGGTAactgttattttatgtaatattgttACTACAACTATCAAACATTGTTATAACTGGAAAGAACTATGTTGTTAACCAAAATGCAGAAGCCTAACATTTAGAAACTGTAAACAAATCTATGTTGATAAGTTACTTAACCAAATTGAACAATATAAAACAGTCAAGTTGGGTACAAAAACGGCTTTAGACATGCTTTacttgcaaaataaaaacaactgttAAAGTACTTGTTTAGAAGAAAGAAGAaggaaaaacagtttatttgcaacaacataaaatattacaggctaaaagaaagtaatttaaaaagtaaataaataagcaacacGGTGTAAAACAGCCAGTGCTTAGCCAAAATTAAGTCCTAGTCAGTTGTGCAGAAAgtattaaattgaaatacaaataaaataatttaaaacattataatttcataGTGCATTCATTGTTGTGTTTGCAGTAGCGATTAAGATGACACAATctttatatttaatgtaaattaaggCAGTCCCAGTTTAACAATGTAGCAAGTGGCAATTACTATGGGGTCTTTGCTCTACTATTATATTATGGATAAAACTTTCAAGTTCACCAGAGTTTAACATGTTTCATTTCTCACTGAATGTAGCCCAGTTTAAGCAATATATAGACATAGAGAGTGGGTCATGTTATAAAACTAGCTTGCAAAATTAtctaatatgtaattaatatgtaaatgttttgtttccAGGTTGAAATCAAACCTGAGATGATCGGCCACTACCTCGGCGAATTCTCAGTCACATACAAGCCTGTAAAGCACGGTAGGCCCGGTATTGGTGCCACCCACAGCTCCAGGTTCATCCCACTCAAGTAGTGTGCTGACCAACACCTAGGCTTAAgtctaaaacaaaaatgtgcACAGGACTACAATAAATGTATCTTGTGTAGCAATTACTGTCTTTTATTACCTTTACATAGAccatataaatgataaatgatatttattttgcaagtaggttacaatgtaactcttttacacatcaatctcttaaatagctagatgaggccggcatttcctatcggactactctgagaagcaATGCCGAAATAAACTCTCAACTCACTCACTTACCGTGAACCatgcaagttggttctgtagtggtctttgaggaaagaaccacaacagtttgagcggacctgttcagatggcagcacgcatgtgtcagtttacgaTCAGCTCAGCTgccggctgttgctgaatgatccgacaaagatcaaccaaaagaacatttgggtaggtcacacaaatgctcaaactgtcagaatataattaactaaaaataaaatgactagccaAAGTTTCACACGGTATATGGTAGGTAGGGGAAACCTTATGACTTAattcacatatttgttatcatcttggctgacaatatacgaaaaatgagtgAAATAAGCCCaataggtaagccaaaaagtgtatttttgtcTTTGAGCTATATggacactctttacaaatatggCATTGGAACTGCCGTGCCACATGTccataacattcctagacaGCATACAACATTACtgctcttctgtgatcaagaaacaaagctgttcatacagaattgaatacttgatcaatttaattattttgtttcaaaattttcagttttcattgaaatagtTGCATTACACTTCTGTAGACTAGTaggtaatacttgtagtttcataaGTCATGAGTGATTTCCATACTGTATAATAAtctctatataaaaatcaattgctgttcgttagtctcgccaaaactcgagaatggctggaccgatttggctaattttggtctttagttatttgtggaagttcagGGAAGGTGTAAAAGGTgacaaaaaacatatttgaggCTATACGAAGTTTGTCGGGCCAGCTAGTAGTGTATAAAAAATGGCTAATCTTCATAATTATTCTCACACTATCTGTagatttggtttttgtttttattacattacacatAGATTGGTTATTGAGATTTACTGCCAGTCATAGATCATTCCTTATAGTCTCTAGTGTAGTGAATATCAGCTTTTTGCCATGTAGTTTAGTTGAAATTCAGTATGTAGTTGTTTCATAGTGACTGGTACTACTTGTGTCCTAGGTAAGTGCAGTACAAACGAACAAAAAAGGGAGTATCAACTGATGTATCATATCAATCTAGTCTGTCAACTGTCCTAGCAAGTAcagtttcggcatttcttcttagAGTAGTCTGATAGACTAGTTATTTCAGAGATTGACGgttaaaagtgttatcttgtaaccaacttgcagaaataaatatcatttagcGTATAATAAATAGCTGGGCTGTCAGAAGCCGAGTCAAGCcggccggcccatttgtgctaAAGCATTGCTCCGTgactcgatttttttttttttaaacgttgcccctcattaggattgtctcctgtgtcgtgggtgcgtttttacaaatatacaagttcacatacacataacacccagacccgaaacaacaatttgtggatcacacaaagagttgctccgtgcgggaatcgaacccgctacccgttgcgcggcagccagttgcccagccaccgcatcaaccgtgcagtcaaaaccaCTTTACCACAAAATATTGAACTAAATAATGGTTTTAATGTTAAGATAGCCATTCTAGATaacaattatgtataattaggtTTTGACCGCGTCATCCTTCCTGTGAAAAAAATACTTCTGGCAGCATTTGGGTCCGGGCTAAGCCCTACCTGCATCCATAGACAGATACTTTTTTATTGCAGCTTCTTAAACTTCAACTTCTTCGTGTCACGCTTAACggtcaatttcaataatatacaattttgatacattttctacggagcttatgtcaaaatactatctctagtaagcaaatctattGTACAGCAGatgataggttattgaaattggccgtaaGTTGgcttaatttacattttaatagttaACCTATCGTCGCTTACTCCAATATACAGAAAAAGCCTTTTTACTTCCCGCTACTAGTCGACAGATGGCGTTAGGCATAACTTCCTAGTCCTAGATAAACTTTCAGAAACCCAGGTTAAGTGCGGCGCTTGCgctggaactgcggactgcctagcgggttatcggtgctccggctcaaaaagcagcgagtagaaacggggtggtttttagtcagcaacagtctgacattctctctcgcctcgccttgGGAGAGGGAGTGTTCGCtcagaaaagtcattggatgattcttcTACCTTCTAAAATTGCTAAGTAAAATTGTTGTGGGATTCAAGTCCATTCTCACTGGTAggtaaaaatacgtgtccattAAAATGTACTTCTTAGTACGCTCTTgcgtaaaacaattattaaatgatttaaaaaggaaaataatttataattataggaAAATCGTATAAAATACGGTAGAAAAGGACAATAGTGGCTGACGTCGGTATGTATGACGTCACGTAAAGTCCAAAGAATATACCTATGAATTCTGTGAGTGCTTTGTAAAGCCCGTGACGTATCTGGTTTCCTGGATCACTCCACAACAATattgatttcttttattattatacgttACTCATGCCATGCtaattaaacaaataggtaATGTTGGCCATCCTTACACGTTAGGGTTTGTATTGCATGTTGTGTTGTTACACAAAGGCTTCACTATTGAAATTCTAGAATCTAGACCTAGCttgtgtaaaattataaaaaaaatactaactcATCCTCCTATCCTCTCACAAAAAGTTAAGTCAATAAAATTCtaacagaaataattaaatatcagtAGCCACAAACAGCAATAAGAAATGTTAAGTTCCTAAAGATTTTATAATTCTCCGTATTAATTAAAAGGCTGCCTGTGACGTGGAGCGACTGTCCGCCTGAACGAACCACGTCGTTGGGGTTAATAGAAGTGCATTACCCATCAGCAAGGCACATCGTGCTTGGTGGACATCAAGAAACCAGCTCAAACCGGAGCGAGCAGCCTCGGGCCGACTGAGCCCGGTCGCGCCAAGCCAACACAGCGAGCTAAACGTATATTTGACGATTGACCCTTTTTGCGTCAGTTACCAACACCCTAAATGGACTTACGAATCATTTGAACACATATGCTTACTTATGTTTGGAAATATTCACCTCGACCTATACATTTACGAGCTtcagattttatttaacaaagttcTTGTGCAACGTGTTTTGAAATAGTTTAGAGTCCtgcctaataaaaaaataaactggtTTGGTGTATTTACTATTACCCTGTTACTGGTAAGTACCTATTGGTTTTTCCATACGAGGAGAATTACAggtattttaaaaggaaataaaaaacaatccCGTGTATTCTGGTCGTCAATACCAGGGGGATAAATTCTGTATTCTATCAGGCGACCATACTAGACCAGGAACTTACTAATTCGTACATGGTCAGCGTGAACTTCTCAGAAAGTTTCATGATAAACAGATCTCTGAAAAAATGACTCCTCGTTCCAAAGTCATATGacaataagtacctactgtgtatgtcattaatt contains:
- the LOC118274405 gene encoding tRNA-uridine aminocarboxypropyltransferase 2, which gives rise to MEELEVWDDLSNIPADPPVMRKLCADCRRPAVVCWCSALPPEKLNPRSTVILLQHPAEEKRCLRTAPMLQLGLAPDKCLIFKGKKFPQPRHKDLEVLLTQPNTLLLYPSKTAIDIRDMENDTDSYNLVLIDGTWPQAKAIYASSPILHNIKQVKLLTSNTSSYIIRTQPTEGCLSTLETAAEALSQLERDPKYTELLIQPLHTLCKYQLENGAVTHQSKEFLIKTRTYPKLIGKRLSKLLRSTQEELPDQT
- the LOC118274406 gene encoding 40S ribosomal protein S15-like; the encoded protein is MAEVDETLKKKRTFRKFTFRGVDLDQLLDMPNEQLMELMHARARRRFARGLKRKPMALVKKLRRAKKEAPPNEKPEIVKTHLRNMIIVPEMVGSIVGIYNGKTFNQVEIKPEMIGHYLGEFSVTYKPVKHGRPGIGATHSSRFIPLK